A window of the Elusimicrobiota bacterium genome harbors these coding sequences:
- a CDS encoding TRAP transporter large permease subunit, producing the protein MALIVALIILLLAFLGAPVFSLIGALAIYLFYGAGIDSSAVIVEMLRLASLPALIAIPLFTFSGYILAESKAPQRMLALAEALFGFMPGGLAVVALFTTALFTAFTGASGVTIIALGGLLYPMLKKQGYPEKFTLGLLTTTGSLGLLFPPSLPIILYGLVAKIDIDKLFKAGLLPGVLLLIALSVYAVITARRAGIRKTAFSLAALKTAARAAAWEIPLPFLIIGGIYRGLFTASEAASVMAFYVLVTEVFIYRDLDLFRDIPRVAVKSMLLVGAIFMVLGTALGFTNYLIDAQIPDRIFAWLHAFVASKIVFLLILNAFLLVINMIEIFSAIIIVVPIIVPVAAQYGIDPVHLGIIFLLNLEIGYMTPPLGLNLFLASSRFDRKLPELYRATGPFWLLLLGMLALVTYLPQISLIGIK; encoded by the coding sequence ATGGCCCTTATCGTCGCTTTAATCATCCTTCTGCTGGCCTTCCTGGGGGCGCCGGTATTTTCCCTTATAGGGGCGCTGGCCATATACCTTTTCTATGGGGCGGGCATAGATTCCTCGGCGGTAATAGTGGAAATGCTGCGGCTGGCGTCCCTGCCCGCCCTTATAGCGATACCGCTTTTTACATTCTCAGGCTATATTCTGGCTGAAAGCAAAGCCCCGCAGCGGATGCTGGCGCTTGCCGAAGCCCTGTTCGGCTTCATGCCCGGAGGACTGGCCGTGGTGGCGCTTTTCACCACGGCTCTTTTCACGGCTTTTACCGGCGCCTCGGGCGTTACCATAATAGCGCTGGGCGGCCTGCTTTACCCCATGCTTAAGAAGCAGGGCTACCCTGAAAAATTCACTTTGGGCCTGCTCACCACCACCGGCAGCCTGGGCCTGCTTTTCCCGCCAAGTCTCCCGATAATACTCTACGGCCTGGTGGCAAAAATAGATATAGACAAGCTTTTCAAGGCCGGGCTGCTGCCGGGCGTGCTGCTGCTTATAGCGCTCTCGGTTTACGCCGTAATAACAGCGCGCCGCGCGGGAATCAGGAAAACCGCTTTCTCGCTTGCGGCGCTAAAAACCGCGGCCCGGGCCGCGGCCTGGGAAATACCGCTGCCTTTCCTTATAATAGGCGGCATTTACCGCGGCTTGTTCACGGCAAGCGAGGCCGCCTCGGTAATGGCTTTCTATGTGCTTGTTACGGAAGTTTTTATTTACAGGGACCTGGACCTGTTCCGGGATATTCCGCGGGTGGCGGTCAAGAGCATGCTGCTGGTGGGGGCTATCTTCATGGTGCTGGGCACGGCGCTCGGCTTTACCAATTACCTTATAGACGCGCAGATACCGGACCGGATTTTCGCCTGGCTGCACGCTTTCGTTGCCAGCAAGATCGTGTTCCTGCTGATATTAAACGCCTTCCTGCTTGTGATAAACATGATAGAGATATTCTCGGCCATCATCATTGTGGTGCCCATAATAGTGCCGGTGGCGGCGCAGTACGGCATAGACCCGGTGCACCTGGGCATCATTTTCCTTTTGAACCTTGAAATAGGCTACATGACGCCGCCGCTGGGCCTGAATCTTTTCCTTGCCAGTTCAAGGTTTGACCGCAAACTGCCGGAACTTTACCGGGCCACCGGGCCGTTCTGGCTGCTGCTGTTAGGGATGCTTGCTTTGGTGACTTACCTGCCGCAGATAAGCCTTATAGGAATAAAGT